TCGCCGAATCGCGGTACGGGAATCCGCCGGGAGGAGTCCGAGCCGTGTGGGCCGAGGCGAGGGTGAGGACGAATAGCGACTGGGTGCGGGAGCTACGGGGGGGTGGCGAGGAGCAGGCGGCTGCGCTGGGCGCGTTGCGGGCCTACCTGGTGCGCTCCGCCCGCCACGGCCTCCAGCGCAGCCGTGGGCATCGGGCGCACCATTCGTTCGACCTCGACCAGCTCGCCGAAGACTGTGCGCAGGACGCGCTGCTGGCGATCCTGGGACGTCTCCCCGATTTTCGCGGCGACAGCCGCTTCACGACCTGGGCGTACAGGTTTGCGATCAACATGGCGTCGGGTGCCGCCCGCCGCGAGGCGCGGAACCACGTATCGCTCGACGGA
The genomic region above belongs to Gemmatimonadales bacterium and contains:
- a CDS encoding sigma-70 family RNA polymerase sigma factor, which encodes MRTNSDWVRELRGGGEEQAAALGALRAYLVRSARHGLQRSRGHRAHHSFDLDQLAEDCAQDALLAILGRLPDFRGDSRFTTWAYRFAINMASGAARREARNHVSLDGLLAMRGRAWLPAPEPLPRDPEQEARQAEAWTIIQAVMDADLSERQRRTLQAVVADGVPLEDLVHRGGATRNSIYKLLHDAR